TTCATGGAATCCGGGTGAACAAAAGTCATCGTTCCGATACCAGCTGCTGAATCACGAATGTACAGACCTATTCGATAAGAAGATTCACCGTTATCTTTTTGTGGTGTTAACTTAGTACGAATATACTTTCCATCTCTTAACAAAACAAGATTAAGCGGTTCACCTGTCTCTCCACTATCATGAATAAACGGTGCTACATCGCTCATTCGCTCAATTGTTTTCCCGTTAATTTCAGTAATCATATCTCCAACTTGCACACCAGCTGCTTCACCAGGAGATACTTTCCCTTTTTCAGTTTGAATTAAATGATGGCCTACAACAAGTACACCTTTCGTGTTTAATTTCACTCCGATGGATTGTCCACCTGGAATTACTTTAAAATCTTTTAACACTTTCACATTTACCTTCTTTACCGGAAAACCAGCAAGTTGAAACACCATATCCGCTTCACCATTTTGATGCGAATTTACCATAAGCCCCTGTTCTTTTTCATCTGAACTTACTGTAAAAACATTATGATTTGTAGATGAAGCCTGAAAAACTGGTAATGATGCTATCTCTGATTGTTGTCCTTCAAAAATAACAAGTTGCTTAGGGGATGAGATAAACGTCCGAAGCGGTTTAAAACATCCGATAAAAATTACAGAAACAAGGAGACAAAGACCTATTATTTTTCGAAATCGTTCTAATTTCAATTCGTTCACTCTCCTCGCTCCTACCCCACATTCAGCCTCTTGGCTTCATCTTTTAATCTCTCCTTGCAGCGCTCTGTTTATAACCGGAAGAATTAAGAAATCATCTTTTGAGAAAAAAAGCTATCCATTATTGGATAGCTTCTGCTGTCTGTTTAAAGTGGTGTGCTTGCGTAAGTAGCTCTTTTGCATGCTCTGTCGTCAAATCTGTAATTTCCACACCAGAAATCATTCGGGCAATTTCTGTTACTTTATCATCTGTACTTAATACAGTAACTGATGTAATCGTCCGATCATTCGCAACTTGTTTACGGATGAATAAATGCGAATCCGCCATCGAAGCTACTTGAGGTAAGTGCGTAATACAAAGTACTTGTGAGTTTACTGATACTCGATAAATCTTTTCGGCAATTGCTTGCGCAACCCGGCCACTAACACCTGTATCCACTTCATCAAAAATGACAGATGCAACGCCTTGATGCTTAGAAAAAATACTTTTTAAAGCTAAAATAATACGAGACAACTCTCCACCAGAAGCAACTTTGGAAAGTTGCTTTAACGGTTCGCCTGGATTCGTTGAAATATAAAATTCTACATGATCATATCCATCCGCAGTAAGTCTCACTGGCGTCCCCTCTACAAGTGGATCCTCTATATTTCCTTCTCGCTTCGTAATTCTCACTTCAAATTTCGTTTTTTCCATATACAATTCTTTCAATTCTTGGTGGATTGCGTTTGTAAGATGATCCGCAAGCCCATGGCGCATATCGCTTAACAGCATTGCTTCTTTCAAAATCACGCCTTCTAATTCTTTTAATTTCTTTTTCGTCGTTTCAATATGCACGTCTTTATTCTCAATTGTAAATATTTCTTGTTCAATTTTATCAGCATACGCTAAAATCTCTTCTACAGTATTCCCATATTTTCTCTTTAACATACGAATTTCATTTAAGCGCGTTTCAATTTCATCTAAACGATTTGGATCATATTCCATCATATCCAGCTTTTCTCTAAGCTGATATGCAACTTCTTCTAATAAGTAATAGCTATTTGCAATCGTATCATGGTTTTCTTGGTACGCCTCATCTAAATGCGTAATACTCTCCATTTGTCCCATCGCATTTCTTACATGGTCTAACCCTTGTCCATCCGCACTTAATGAACGATATGCATCACCTAACGCTTTATAAATCTTTTCAAAGTTAGAGATTTTCAATCGTTCTTCAATCAATTCATTCTCTTCATCCATCTTCAAATCCGCTTTACGAATTTCTTCATGCTGGAATTGAATTAAATCTAACCGATGAGCCATCTGCTGTTCATTTTCACTTAAAGATTTAAGCTGTTTCTTTAGCTGCTCATAATCAATGTATACATTTTGATATATTTCTAATTGCTTTACAATTCGATTTCCATCAAAATGATCAAGCATAAACAAATGACGTTCTTCATTCATTAAATCTTGCGTTTCATGTTGTCCATGAATATCAACAAGTGTTTTTCCAATTTCTTTTAGTATACTTAATGTGACAAGCTTACCATTTACACGGCATACGCTTTTTCCATTTGCAGCAATATCACGTTTTAAAATGATCATGCCATCTTCTATTTCTATATCTAATTCTGCTGCTTTTGCAATACACGGATGTTTGTCATCCTCTACATAAAACAAACCTTCA
The DNA window shown above is from Bacillus clarus and carries:
- the spoIVB gene encoding SpoIVB peptidase, with protein sequence MNELKLERFRKIIGLCLLVSVIFIGCFKPLRTFISSPKQLVIFEGQQSEIASLPVFQASSTNHNVFTVSSDEKEQGLMVNSHQNGEADMVFQLAGFPVKKVNVKVLKDFKVIPGGQSIGVKLNTKGVLVVGHHLIQTEKGKVSPGEAAGVQVGDMITEINGKTIERMSDVAPFIHDSGETGEPLNLVLLRDGKYIRTKLTPQKDNGESSYRIGLYIRDSAAGIGTMTFVHPDSMKYGALGHVISDNDTKKPIQVEDGQIMRSTVTSIERGSHGNPGEKLARFSPDREVIGNITINSPFGIFGKLNTGMKNGIMDKEMPIALSHQVKEGPAKILTVIDQDKVEAFDIEIVSTVPQKFPATKGMVIKVTDKRLLAKTGGIVQGMSGSPIVQDGKVIGAVTHVFVNDPTSGYGVHIEWMLHEAGINIYEQERKAS
- the recN gene encoding DNA repair protein RecN; translation: MLSELSIRNFAIIEALNISFQKGLTVLSGETGAGKSIIIDAISLLVGGRGSAEFVRYGTEKAEIEGLFYVEDDKHPCIAKAAELDIEIEDGMIILKRDIAANGKSVCRVNGKLVTLSILKEIGKTLVDIHGQHETQDLMNEERHLFMLDHFDGNRIVKQLEIYQNVYIDYEQLKKQLKSLSENEQQMAHRLDLIQFQHEEIRKADLKMDEENELIEERLKISNFEKIYKALGDAYRSLSADGQGLDHVRNAMGQMESITHLDEAYQENHDTIANSYYLLEEVAYQLREKLDMMEYDPNRLDEIETRLNEIRMLKRKYGNTVEEILAYADKIEQEIFTIENKDVHIETTKKKLKELEGVILKEAMLLSDMRHGLADHLTNAIHQELKELYMEKTKFEVRITKREGNIEDPLVEGTPVRLTADGYDHVEFYISTNPGEPLKQLSKVASGGELSRIILALKSIFSKHQGVASVIFDEVDTGVSGRVAQAIAEKIYRVSVNSQVLCITHLPQVASMADSHLFIRKQVANDRTITSVTVLSTDDKVTEIARMISGVEITDLTTEHAKELLTQAHHFKQTAEAIQ